From Xenopus laevis strain J_2021 chromosome 7L, Xenopus_laevis_v10.1, whole genome shotgun sequence, one genomic window encodes:
- the LOC121395369 gene encoding monocarboxylate transporter 12 isoform X2, with protein MTQEKRSLHKLPPDGGWGWMIVIGCFFVTVCTRAVTRCISIFFVEFQSYFAQDYARTAWIHSIVDCSTMLCAPIGSYVSNHFSCQVGIILGGVLASTGLVLSSFATSLEYLYLTLGVLTGLGFALCYSPAIAMVGKYFEKRKALAYGIAMSGSGIGTFFLAPVVQLLIEQFSWRGALLILGGFVSNLCVCGALMRPITLKEDSLRYPLKGEQMENEANTSTQLDSSCSPLCQDCSHKRLCYCTTKEYSFLLKPKFVILAVSFLFLAYGCSPPFVYLVPYALSMGVSHQEAAFLMSILGIIDIVGNITFGWVTDRRREKKGDEERRLLCGARWNNSGRCRLLLIGALGFQVPKEASILLLPHSRGPGWPLLPVSSFPDTLPVAGAFLCHVWIL; from the exons ATGACACAAGAGAAGCGAAGTTTGCACAAATTGCCACCCGATGGAGGCTGGGGTTGGATGATTGTGATTGGCTGCTTTTTTGTTACTGTTTGTACTCGTGCAGTTACCAG GTGCATATCTATATTCTTTGTAGAGTTCCAGTCATACTTTGCTCAAGACTATGCAAGGACTGCTTGGATACATTCCATTGTCGACTGCTCCACTATGCTATGTG ctcCTATTGGAAGCTACGTGAGTAATCATTTCTCCTGTCAAGTTGGCATCATACTCGGAGGAGTGCTCGCATCCACTGGACTAGTTCTGAGTTCTTTTGCCACAAGCCTGGAGTATCTCTACCTCACTCTAGGTGTGCTCACAG GCCTTGGATTTGCACTTTGTTACAGCCCTGCCATTGCAATGGTGGGCAAATACTTTGAGAAACGGAAAGCTTTAGCGTATGGGATTGCAATGTCTGGGAGTGGCATTGGCACCTTTTTTTTAGCCCCTGTGGTTCAGCTGCTCATTGAACAGTTTTCCTGGCGAGGGGCTTTACTTATCCTTGGAGGATTTGTTTCCAACCTCTGCGTTTGCGGTGCTTTGATGCGGCCAATTACCCTTAAGGAGGACTCTTTACGTTATCCACTCAAAGGAGAGCAGATGGAGAATGAGGCAAATACGAGCACTCAACTGGATTCCTCATGCTCCCCTCTGTGCCAGGACTGTTCTCATAAGAGACTTTGCTACTGCACCACAAAGGAATACAGTTTCTTACTAAAACCAAAGTTCGTCATTCTCGCAGTGTCTTTCCTTTTTCTGGCCTATGGATGTAGTCCTCCCTTCGTCTACCTTGTGCCTTATGCTCTAAGTATGGGAGTTAGCCACCAAGAGGCTGCCTTCCTGATGTCCATTCTTGGAATCATAGACATTGTTGGTAACATCACCTTTGGATGGGTCACTGATAGAAG acgcgaGAAGAAAGGAGATGAAGAAAgacgattgctctgtggtgctcgctggaataactccGGGCGGTGCAGATtactcctgataggagcactagggtttcag GTTCCTAAAGAAGCATCGATACTGCTGCTACCTCATAGCCGTGGGCCTGGATGGCCTCTGCTGCCTGTTTCTTCCTTTCCTGACACGCTTCCAGTTGCTGGTGCCTTTCTCTGTCATGTTTGGATACTTTGA
- the LOC121395369 gene encoding monocarboxylate transporter 12 isoform X1, whose protein sequence is MTQEKRSLHKLPPDGGWGWMIVIGCFFVTVCTRAVTRCISIFFVEFQSYFAQDYARTAWIHSIVDCSTMLCAPIGSYVSNHFSCQVGIILGGVLASTGLVLSSFATSLEYLYLTLGVLTGLGFALCYSPAIAMVGKYFEKRKALAYGIAMSGSGIGTFFLAPVVQLLIEQFSWRGALLILGGFVSNLCVCGALMRPITLKEDSLRYPLKGEQMENEANTSTQLDSSCSPLCQDCSHKRLCYCTTKEYSFLLKPKFVILAVSFLFLAYGCSPPFVYLVPYALSMGVSHQEAAFLMSILGIIDIVGNITFGWVTDRRFLKKHRYCCYLIAVGLDGLCCLFLPFLTRFQLLVPFSVMFGYFDGAYVALIPVITGDVVGTSNLSSALGVVFFLHAVPYLVSPPIAGWLVDTTGDYTAAFLLSGFSMIFCAVLLGLAKMIRRIKKKPQPVAVATSDIKQEIWTNGDVSCVNTINQKEV, encoded by the exons ATGACACAAGAGAAGCGAAGTTTGCACAAATTGCCACCCGATGGAGGCTGGGGTTGGATGATTGTGATTGGCTGCTTTTTTGTTACTGTTTGTACTCGTGCAGTTACCAG GTGCATATCTATATTCTTTGTAGAGTTCCAGTCATACTTTGCTCAAGACTATGCAAGGACTGCTTGGATACATTCCATTGTCGACTGCTCCACTATGCTATGTG ctcCTATTGGAAGCTACGTGAGTAATCATTTCTCCTGTCAAGTTGGCATCATACTCGGAGGAGTGCTCGCATCCACTGGACTAGTTCTGAGTTCTTTTGCCACAAGCCTGGAGTATCTCTACCTCACTCTAGGTGTGCTCACAG GCCTTGGATTTGCACTTTGTTACAGCCCTGCCATTGCAATGGTGGGCAAATACTTTGAGAAACGGAAAGCTTTAGCGTATGGGATTGCAATGTCTGGGAGTGGCATTGGCACCTTTTTTTTAGCCCCTGTGGTTCAGCTGCTCATTGAACAGTTTTCCTGGCGAGGGGCTTTACTTATCCTTGGAGGATTTGTTTCCAACCTCTGCGTTTGCGGTGCTTTGATGCGGCCAATTACCCTTAAGGAGGACTCTTTACGTTATCCACTCAAAGGAGAGCAGATGGAGAATGAGGCAAATACGAGCACTCAACTGGATTCCTCATGCTCCCCTCTGTGCCAGGACTGTTCTCATAAGAGACTTTGCTACTGCACCACAAAGGAATACAGTTTCTTACTAAAACCAAAGTTCGTCATTCTCGCAGTGTCTTTCCTTTTTCTGGCCTATGGATGTAGTCCTCCCTTCGTCTACCTTGTGCCTTATGCTCTAAGTATGGGAGTTAGCCACCAAGAGGCTGCCTTCCTGATGTCCATTCTTGGAATCATAGACATTGTTGGTAACATCACCTTTGGATGGGTCACTGATAGAAG GTTCCTAAAGAAGCATCGATACTGCTGCTACCTCATAGCCGTGGGCCTGGATGGCCTCTGCTGCCTGTTTCTTCCTTTCCTGACACGCTTCCAGTTGCTGGTGCCTTTCTCTGTCATGTTTGGATACTTTGATGGGGCCTATGTGGCTCTCATTCCTGTCATTACTGGAGACGTCGTAGGAACTTCCAATTTGTCCTCCGCCCTGGGAGTGGTGTTCTTCCTGCACGCAGTGCCGTATTTGGTGAGCCCGCCCATTGCAG GTTGGCTGGTGGACACGACCGGTGACTACACAGCAGCATTCCTCCTTAGTGGATTCTCCATGATATTCTGCGCTGTTCTCTTGGGTCTGGCTAAAATGATAAGAAGGATAAAGAAGAAACCCCAGCCTGTAGCTGTGGCCACTTCTGATATAAAGCAAGAAATCTGGACTAATGGAGATGTGTCCTGTGTCAACACAATAAACCAAAAAGAGGTGTAG